The Snodgrassella alvi wkB2 genome window below encodes:
- a CDS encoding DUF3383 domain-containing protein: MLPSIPASNIVTVNPAVIGTGGDALDLNTVVLSDSSVYPINQYASAADVGAVYGYNSKEYQFAQCYFDGYVGSTIKPATLFIARYNQTDINARLIGASVKSLQLNELQAIKGEITLTIDGTVTTATIDLSKAKSFSDAAIKIKEALTNDVVFDTQLQAFIISSPSAGAGSAISFAGGTAAEALCLTENTGAIADNATKADSPDSVMERVSGYTLNYAVITTIGDAFTQDVLKALAKWNSKQNSRYWFVYYAQEPTALIANNTNCFASWLKENAISGTTAIYGTLEQAGLACGYAASINFSERNGRSTMEFKRQSGIAASVTALKDATALESNGYAYYGAWATANERFIFFRNTRVSGDFVWVDTYLNQVYFNAQLQLAFMNMLISYKAIPYNEEGIAIHRAAAQDPINEMLNFGGIQRGVNLSEAQKTQINYEAGFDAARQIETAGYCLLINKASAQVRGQRESLPLKLWYADGGSVHTVNLASIAVQ; this comes from the coding sequence ATGTTACCTTCAATTCCTGCAAGTAATATTGTTACCGTCAATCCGGCGGTAATCGGTACAGGCGGTGATGCGCTGGACTTAAATACCGTCGTACTGTCAGACAGCAGTGTGTATCCGATAAATCAGTATGCCAGTGCCGCCGATGTGGGTGCTGTATACGGTTATAACAGTAAAGAGTATCAGTTTGCTCAGTGTTATTTTGATGGTTATGTCGGTTCAACCATCAAGCCCGCAACCCTGTTTATCGCCCGATACAATCAGACAGATATTAATGCACGGCTGATTGGTGCCAGTGTTAAATCATTGCAGTTGAATGAACTGCAAGCCATCAAAGGGGAAATAACCCTAACCATAGACGGCACGGTAACCACTGCAACAATCGATTTAAGCAAAGCCAAAAGCTTTAGTGATGCTGCGATAAAAATCAAAGAGGCTTTAACTAACGATGTTGTCTTTGATACGCAGTTACAGGCATTTATTATCAGCTCGCCATCTGCCGGTGCAGGTTCGGCTATTTCCTTTGCTGGCGGAACAGCAGCAGAAGCCCTCTGCTTAACTGAAAATACCGGAGCGATTGCCGATAATGCCACTAAGGCAGACAGTCCGGATTCTGTAATGGAGCGTGTATCAGGCTATACCCTGAATTATGCTGTTATTACTACTATCGGCGATGCATTTACTCAGGATGTTCTGAAAGCACTGGCTAAGTGGAACAGTAAACAGAACAGCCGTTACTGGTTTGTTTATTATGCGCAGGAGCCAACCGCCCTGATTGCCAACAATACCAACTGCTTTGCCTCATGGCTGAAAGAAAATGCCATATCCGGAACAACAGCGATTTACGGCACACTCGAACAGGCTGGACTGGCTTGCGGTTATGCTGCCTCCATCAACTTTAGTGAAAGAAATGGTCGCTCGACTATGGAATTCAAGCGGCAAAGCGGTATTGCTGCCTCTGTCACCGCCCTTAAAGATGCCACGGCACTGGAAAGCAACGGCTACGCCTATTATGGCGCGTGGGCAACAGCTAATGAGCGGTTTATCTTTTTCAGAAATACCAGAGTAAGCGGTGATTTTGTCTGGGTGGATACTTACCTGAATCAGGTGTATTTCAACGCTCAACTGCAACTGGCGTTTATGAATATGCTTATCAGCTATAAAGCTATCCCGTATAACGAGGAAGGCATTGCTATTCACCGCGCAGCCGCACAAGACCCGATTAATGAAATGCTGAATTTTGGTGGCATTCAGCGCGGGGTAAACCTGTCTGAAGCGCAGAAAACCCAGATTAATTATGAGGCCGGTTTTGACGCGGCGCGACAGATTGAAACAGCCGGTTACTGCCTGCTGATAAATAAAGCTTCAGCACAGGTACGCGGTCAGCGCGAATCATTGCCGTTAAAGCTCTGGTATGCAGACGGCGGCAGTGTTCATACTGTGAATCTGGCTTCTATCGCTGTGCAATAA
- a CDS encoding DUF4054 domain-containing protein — protein sequence MSGVVRFDASRFRKLYPKIIVTDDQLSMFFVEACMQCNNTDKSIIKNLDERELMLFLLVAHIATLQQRIDSGNEAVGRVASASEGSVSVSLDNGQTTHSEKWYQQTPYGARYWALIKQYRSFFYVLGKFPMPVRR from the coding sequence ATGAGCGGCGTAGTCAGGTTTGATGCTTCCAGATTCAGGAAACTGTACCCGAAAATCATTGTAACTGATGATCAGCTTAGCATGTTTTTTGTTGAGGCCTGCATGCAGTGCAATAACACCGATAAAAGCATTATTAAAAATCTTGATGAGCGTGAATTGATGCTGTTTCTGCTGGTGGCGCATATTGCTACCTTACAGCAGCGTATAGACAGCGGTAACGAGGCAGTCGGTCGTGTTGCCAGTGCTTCTGAGGGTAGTGTGTCTGTATCACTGGATAACGGACAGACTACCCATTCAGAAAAATGGTACCAGCAGACACCATACGGAGCGCGTTACTGGGCATTGATCAAACAATACCGCTCATTCTTTTATGTGCTCGGCAAGTTTCCTATGCCGGTTAGGCGTTAG
- a CDS encoding major capsid family protein, with product MPRLNFSALRERAGIVYAAGQAPVELDERSSMRIAQDSELQTMPNAGIPSLFTTYVDPRVIEVLVTPMNAAKAFNERKLGTWTDETVSVPVVENVGSVTTYGDFNDNALSDANVNYPYRQTYHYQTIIRIGEREMEKAGRARLDWATQKQTSAALALNKFQNKSYLFGIEGLEIFGMLNDPSLLPSIAGKPWAKMDVQGIYDSIQRLYTQLVSQTGGLIDVDASMTMLLSPTMNAAITATNMYGLNVSDMIKKNFPNLKIVTIPEYKTKAGEMVQLVVDEYEAIPTVELGFTEKMRVHALIQKQSGYEQKRTQGTVGALIYRPMFIASMLAS from the coding sequence ATGCCAAGATTAAATTTTTCTGCACTGAGAGAACGGGCAGGTATTGTATATGCTGCCGGACAAGCACCGGTAGAACTTGATGAACGCAGCAGCATGCGGATTGCACAGGATTCTGAACTGCAAACAATGCCTAATGCTGGGATTCCCTCACTTTTTACTACATATGTAGATCCACGGGTTATTGAGGTTCTGGTTACGCCGATGAACGCAGCCAAGGCGTTTAATGAGCGTAAGCTGGGCACATGGACAGATGAGACGGTTTCTGTACCGGTTGTTGAAAATGTCGGCAGTGTAACTACATACGGAGACTTTAACGATAATGCATTAAGTGATGCCAACGTAAACTACCCATACCGGCAGACCTACCATTATCAGACCATTATCCGTATAGGTGAGCGAGAGATGGAAAAAGCAGGCCGTGCACGGCTGGACTGGGCGACACAGAAGCAGACATCTGCAGCATTGGCACTGAATAAGTTCCAGAACAAAAGTTATTTATTCGGTATTGAAGGGTTAGAGATTTTCGGCATGCTCAATGATCCGTCCCTTTTGCCGTCTATAGCCGGTAAACCTTGGGCAAAAATGGATGTTCAGGGTATTTATGATTCAATTCAGCGTCTGTATACGCAACTGGTAAGTCAGACAGGCGGCTTAATTGATGTGGATGCCAGTATGACCATGCTGTTATCTCCAACCATGAATGCAGCAATAACAGCTACTAATATGTATGGCTTAAATGTTAGTGACATGATTAAGAAAAATTTCCCGAATCTGAAAATCGTCACTATTCCTGAATACAAGACAAAAGCCGGCGAAATGGTACAGTTGGTTGTTGATGAATATGAGGCAATACCAACAGTGGAGCTGGGATTTACCGAAAAAATGCGTGTACATGCACTAATCCAGAAACAGTCTGGTTATGAGCAGAAACGGACACAGGGAACTGTGGGTGCCCTGATTTACCGCCCGATGTTTATTGCCAGCATGCTGGCTTCCTGA
- a CDS encoding structural cement protein Gp24, with protein MSFQKNLNNDLPVGVEGDFASTNPYHTMLVGEGEAKAGENGVTVGRFAWFDPETGTASNVKCANGLIGFIRRDNTAMIIQFNQEANMLIPKGFGVTLYDGGDFWARFAAGAQIGQKVFASIADGSVIAATEAPADTEDTGFIVASKAEAGALAKITKY; from the coding sequence ATGAGTTTTCAGAAGAATTTAAATAATGATTTACCGGTGGGTGTCGAGGGTGATTTTGCTTCGACTAATCCCTATCACACTATGCTAGTCGGAGAGGGCGAAGCCAAAGCTGGCGAAAACGGCGTAACTGTCGGCCGGTTTGCGTGGTTTGATCCAGAAACTGGGACAGCCAGTAATGTTAAATGCGCAAATGGCCTGATTGGTTTTATCCGGCGCGATAACACAGCTATGATTATCCAGTTTAATCAGGAAGCAAATATGCTGATACCGAAAGGATTCGGCGTAACGCTTTACGATGGCGGGGATTTCTGGGCGCGCTTTGCTGCCGGTGCGCAGATCGGACAAAAAGTATTTGCTAGCATTGCGGACGGCAGTGTTATTGCAGCAACAGAAGCACCCGCTGATACAGAAGATACCGGCTTTATCGTCGCGTCGAAAGCTGAGGCTGGTGCGCTGGCAAAAATTACTAAATATTAA
- a CDS encoding phage tail fiber protein: MPMGHNPLTITSANSVLMLRCTGVYDNYIRIKGFQADNAWGFGDANISETRMGVDGKQSMGYTPHEVEWMLHLEANSESIEHMENIRKDFNANMETRPIDIVVEIPSIQKRYSAKGALVKLTGGASGQKLLAGSQYTFRLVLNGAEETN, encoded by the coding sequence ATGCCAATGGGACATAACCCGCTAACGATTACATCAGCCAATTCCGTACTTATGTTGCGCTGCACAGGTGTATACGACAATTATATTAGGATAAAAGGCTTTCAGGCGGATAACGCCTGGGGCTTTGGTGATGCCAATATCTCAGAAACCCGCATGGGTGTAGATGGTAAACAGTCAATGGGCTATACGCCGCACGAAGTGGAATGGATGCTGCATTTAGAAGCAAACAGCGAGTCAATCGAGCACATGGAGAATATCCGCAAAGACTTTAATGCCAATATGGAAACACGCCCGATTGATATTGTGGTTGAAATTCCGTCTATACAAAAACGCTATAGTGCCAAGGGTGCATTAGTTAAATTAACCGGCGGGGCTTCCGGTCAGAAATTACTGGCAGGCAGCCAGTACACATTCAGATTAGTTCTGAATGGCGCAGAGGAGACTAACTGA
- a CDS encoding phage neck terminator protein, with product MATVTHKQIYTEVRAYLLGLFLCPPESVIQGYQNDAPLPDQAIVMSILFEQALDVSAHYYEPADNQTFVQQSVEITMQIDFYGADSGDKARKLCNLWKSHYTTARLISCQPLYCKDPVQMAFINEQSRYEQRWMVELLLQYNPEFSHEQTYLDMPVITLKNP from the coding sequence ATGGCGACAGTAACGCATAAACAGATTTACACAGAAGTCCGCGCATATCTGCTCGGGCTTTTTTTATGCCCGCCTGAATCAGTCATACAGGGTTACCAGAATGATGCACCTTTACCTGATCAGGCGATTGTTATGTCAATTCTGTTTGAGCAGGCACTGGATGTTTCCGCGCATTATTACGAGCCGGCAGACAATCAGACCTTTGTACAGCAGTCAGTTGAGATAACCATGCAGATTGATTTTTACGGGGCTGATTCAGGCGATAAAGCGCGCAAGCTGTGCAATCTCTGGAAAAGCCACTACACCACGGCGCGGCTTATATCCTGCCAGCCGCTTTACTGCAAAGACCCTGTACAGATGGCGTTTATCAATGAGCAGTCACGCTATGAGCAACGCTGGATGGTTGAACTGCTTTTGCAATACAACCCTGAATTTTCGCATGAACAGACTTATCTGGACATGCCGGTTATAACTTTGAAAAACCCATAG